One Kitasatospora sp. NBC_01266 genomic window carries:
- a CDS encoding NACHT domain-containing protein, whose amino-acid sequence MSPNLTRLVAVRAAGQGSGFLLAPRLILTAEHFLGTGRIQAAAPGGTGFVPCSVVWRGSQGTGAQDVALLRARSELVSAAVAEAFDPIHWGWASKSTPLAGCHATGFPRFARGLDRRLESAQAAGTFLPGAAVLAGRYILADTHGVPAVEQDGGSPWAGLSGAALFHQDFLLGVVVADHRPQVHGHTRIEAVPVAGLLSDQEFCGILANHLSETPVLLDVSSDSAYDPRFEREYGQAIRADYGRTRIFGLRQASAQGRRGWELDSAYLSLQATESLQAIERGGTVTGPGSSAQAPPPRRVEAVLHGRRRVLLRGEAGSGKTTLVQWLAVQSMAGTLGTELAGLNHRIPFVLQLRKLFLRGVMRPRPEEFLALDGRLCADRQPDGWAHRVLRAGRGLLLVDGLDEVPEAEREESLSWLEQLLDHYPKTWILATVRPSAVAPDWLAHLSFEEVSLLPMGDADRQLFIERWHRAALAELLADQHSVAEAQRWRTDLRELERDLLRTLETSPELAQLTDSPLLCAMVCALNRESDGVLPHHRMEIYRDALTMLLVKRDEIRRVRGSERVQLSEAEQLAMLRRIAHWLVRNNQAEGRREDAIAQIGKVLPNLRSAAELGDADHAYRHLLNRSGLLAETGVANFQFIHRTFQDYLAAMELQEERDFGLLADRAAEQQWWDVIRLTVGHCGPRDRFDLLSRLLERADRADPEQRSDIQLLAASCLPYAPELDGALRNTILERLREPVRHYLTAGYAPAERLAAVGQDLLPLLRELGPGLVKKSEVARIRIPGVLGSIGGNDALDALAELVMLGDPRLTAEAARKWSRFDEDRFAERVLEPADLDRVQVAARTAGQLTRLTELAGRGRLRMALVAAPMATDSPGLTALAEQVPHLTLSGVAAVRDLAFLRSCTGLEHLGLYYCPDLRDLSALRGSRLPSLAVRAEPEFPFPLLHELVSTMPGLVSLTISAPEVSALRHLPAVTGLRDLLLIDVGEEYPVEQLLDVFPGLSRLTLDLGVDCSVIDVGPLGDREDLRVSVFSGQRRGPLRVIGSERLAEDQLTIDRREVLA is encoded by the coding sequence GTGAGCCCGAACCTGACACGGCTGGTGGCGGTCAGGGCGGCGGGTCAGGGCAGTGGTTTCCTGCTGGCTCCACGTCTGATCCTGACCGCCGAGCACTTCCTGGGGACCGGTCGGATCCAGGCCGCCGCACCCGGGGGAACCGGGTTCGTACCCTGCTCGGTGGTCTGGCGGGGCAGCCAGGGAACCGGCGCCCAGGATGTGGCCCTGCTGCGGGCCCGGTCCGAGCTGGTGTCGGCGGCGGTCGCGGAGGCATTCGACCCGATCCACTGGGGCTGGGCGTCGAAGAGCACACCGCTCGCCGGCTGCCACGCCACCGGGTTCCCGCGGTTCGCCCGGGGGCTCGACCGGCGCCTGGAGAGTGCGCAGGCCGCCGGAACCTTCCTACCGGGTGCGGCCGTCCTCGCCGGCCGCTACATCCTCGCCGACACCCACGGGGTGCCGGCGGTGGAGCAGGACGGCGGGTCACCGTGGGCAGGGCTGTCCGGGGCGGCGCTCTTCCACCAGGACTTCCTGCTGGGTGTCGTGGTCGCGGACCATCGGCCGCAGGTCCACGGCCACACCAGGATCGAGGCGGTCCCCGTCGCGGGCCTGCTCAGCGATCAGGAGTTCTGCGGGATCCTGGCGAATCACCTGTCGGAGACTCCCGTACTGCTCGATGTCTCCTCCGACAGCGCCTACGACCCGCGCTTCGAACGCGAATACGGGCAGGCCATCCGGGCCGACTACGGGCGCACCCGGATCTTCGGACTTCGGCAGGCGTCCGCGCAGGGGCGGCGGGGCTGGGAGCTGGATTCGGCCTACCTCAGTCTGCAGGCGACCGAGAGCCTTCAGGCCATCGAACGAGGTGGGACCGTCACCGGGCCTGGCAGCTCGGCGCAGGCCCCGCCGCCGCGTCGCGTCGAGGCGGTACTGCACGGCCGCAGACGCGTGCTGCTCAGAGGCGAGGCCGGATCGGGCAAGACCACGCTGGTGCAGTGGCTGGCCGTCCAGTCGATGGCCGGCACCCTCGGTACCGAGCTTGCCGGCCTGAACCATCGGATTCCGTTCGTCCTCCAGCTGCGCAAGCTGTTCCTCAGAGGTGTGATGCGTCCTCGTCCGGAGGAGTTCCTCGCCCTGGACGGCCGGTTGTGCGCCGACCGCCAACCTGACGGCTGGGCGCACCGCGTGCTGCGCGCCGGCCGCGGCCTGCTCCTGGTGGACGGGCTGGACGAGGTGCCGGAGGCGGAGCGCGAGGAGAGCCTGTCCTGGCTGGAGCAGCTGCTCGACCACTATCCGAAGACCTGGATCCTGGCGACGGTGCGACCGTCGGCCGTGGCGCCCGACTGGCTCGCGCATCTGAGCTTCGAGGAGGTCTCGCTGCTCCCGATGGGCGACGCGGACCGGCAGCTGTTCATCGAGCGGTGGCACCGGGCCGCCCTGGCCGAACTCCTGGCCGACCAGCACAGCGTGGCCGAGGCCCAGCGCTGGCGCACGGACCTGCGCGAGCTGGAGCGGGACCTGCTGCGTACCCTGGAGACCTCACCCGAGCTGGCCCAGCTCACCGACAGCCCGCTGCTCTGTGCGATGGTCTGCGCGCTCAACCGGGAGTCCGACGGTGTCCTGCCGCACCACCGGATGGAGATCTACCGGGACGCGCTGACCATGCTGCTGGTGAAGCGGGACGAGATCCGCCGGGTCCGGGGCTCCGAGCGGGTGCAGCTCTCCGAGGCCGAACAGCTGGCGATGCTGCGGCGAATCGCGCACTGGCTGGTCCGCAACAACCAGGCGGAGGGCCGGCGCGAGGACGCGATCGCGCAGATCGGCAAGGTGCTGCCCAACCTCCGCTCGGCCGCCGAACTCGGCGATGCCGACCACGCGTACCGTCATCTGCTGAACCGCAGCGGCCTGCTGGCGGAGACCGGCGTGGCGAACTTCCAGTTCATCCACCGGACCTTCCAGGACTACCTGGCCGCGATGGAACTCCAGGAGGAACGCGACTTCGGGCTGCTCGCCGACCGCGCCGCGGAGCAGCAGTGGTGGGACGTCATCCGACTGACGGTCGGTCACTGCGGGCCGCGTGACCGGTTCGACCTGCTGTCCCGCCTGCTGGAGCGGGCCGACCGGGCCGACCCCGAGCAGCGGTCGGACATCCAGCTGCTGGCGGCGAGTTGCCTGCCCTACGCTCCGGAGCTGGACGGCGCCCTGCGTAACACCATCCTGGAACGGCTGCGGGAGCCGGTCCGGCACTACCTGACGGCCGGGTACGCGCCGGCCGAGCGGCTCGCGGCGGTGGGGCAGGATCTGCTGCCGCTGCTGCGCGAGCTGGGGCCGGGGCTGGTCAAGAAGTCGGAGGTCGCCAGAATCCGAATCCCGGGGGTCCTGGGGAGCATCGGCGGGAACGATGCGCTCGACGCCCTGGCCGAACTCGTCATGCTGGGCGATCCCAGGCTGACAGCCGAGGCGGCCCGGAAGTGGTCGAGATTCGACGAGGACCGCTTCGCGGAGCGCGTGCTGGAGCCGGCTGATCTGGACCGGGTGCAGGTCGCTGCCCGGACAGCCGGTCAGCTGACCAGGCTGACCGAACTGGCCGGGCGCGGACGGCTGCGGATGGCGTTGGTGGCCGCGCCGATGGCAACGGATTCGCCGGGTCTGACAGCTCTCGCGGAGCAGGTGCCCCATCTCACGCTCTCCGGTGTCGCCGCAGTGCGTGACCTGGCCTTCCTCCGCAGCTGTACCGGCCTTGAGCACCTCGGGCTGTACTACTGCCCCGACTTGCGTGACCTGTCAGCCTTGCGGGGCAGCCGCTTGCCGTCCTTGGCGGTCCGGGCCGAGCCCGAGTTTCCGTTTCCGCTCCTGCACGAGCTGGTCAGCACCATGCCCGGGCTGGTCAGCCTGACGATCAGCGCTCCCGAGGTGTCAGCGCTCCGACATCTCCCGGCAGTTACGGGGTTGCGGGACCTGCTGCTGATCGACGTCGGGGAGGAGTACCCCGTCGAACAGCTCCTGGACGTCTTTCCCGGGCTCAGCCGCCTGACACTGGACCTTGGGGTGGATTGCTCCGTCATCGACGTCGGACCGCTCGGCGACCGGGAAGACCTCCGCGTCAGTGTGTTCAGCGGCCAGCGCCGTGGGCCCTTGCGGGTGATCGGCAGCGAGCGGCTGGCCGAGGATCAGCTGACGATCGACAGGCGCGAAGTCCTCGCCTGA
- a CDS encoding aldo/keto reductase: protein MSFEQLVAAAPTPRFGLGLAALGRPGYINLGRTEDLPVERTVSAMRERAYEVLDAAYEQGVRYLDTARSYGRSEEFVAEWLERRPDTRDVVVGSKWGYTYTADWRADAEVHEVKDHSVPTYDRQVAETRDLLGKRLDLYQIHSVTPDSPALTDPDLHYRLAELAAEGVIIGLSTSGPSQADTIRAALNVTVDRAPLFRSVQATYNLLEPSAGEALGAAQEAGCVVIVKEGMANGRLADAAAFALLHQVAEETGSTCDAVALAAILHQPWADAVLSGAATVDQLTSNLRAASLLLDADQLARLATLAEPAQAYWQHRSELPWS, encoded by the coding sequence GTGTCCTTCGAGCAACTCGTAGCCGCCGCGCCGACGCCTCGGTTCGGGCTGGGCCTCGCCGCGCTGGGCCGTCCCGGCTACATCAACCTCGGCAGGACCGAGGATCTCCCGGTCGAGCGCACGGTGTCCGCGATGCGCGAACGCGCCTACGAGGTGCTCGACGCCGCCTACGAGCAGGGCGTGCGCTACCTGGATACCGCCCGCTCGTACGGCCGCTCGGAGGAGTTCGTCGCCGAGTGGCTCGAACGCCGGCCGGACACCCGCGACGTCGTGGTGGGCAGCAAGTGGGGCTACACCTACACGGCCGACTGGCGCGCCGACGCGGAGGTGCACGAGGTCAAGGACCACAGCGTGCCGACCTACGACCGCCAGGTGGCCGAGACCCGGGACCTGCTCGGCAAGCGGCTGGACCTGTACCAGATCCACTCCGTCACGCCGGACAGCCCCGCGCTCACCGACCCCGACCTGCACTACCGGCTGGCCGAGCTGGCCGCCGAGGGCGTGATCATCGGCCTGTCGACCAGCGGCCCGTCCCAGGCGGACACCATCCGGGCCGCGCTCAACGTGACGGTGGACAGGGCGCCGCTGTTCCGCAGTGTGCAGGCCACCTACAACCTGCTGGAGCCCTCGGCGGGCGAGGCCCTCGGCGCGGCGCAGGAAGCCGGCTGCGTGGTCATCGTCAAGGAGGGCATGGCCAACGGACGTCTCGCCGACGCGGCGGCTTTCGCTCTCCTGCACCAGGTGGCCGAGGAGACCGGCAGCACCTGTGACGCGGTCGCGCTGGCCGCCATCCTGCACCAGCCCTGGGCCGACGCGGTGCTGTCCGGCGCCGCCACCGTCGACCAGCTCACCAGCAACCTGCGAGCCGCCTCGCTGCTGCTCGACGCGGACCAGCTGGCACGGCTGGCCACCCTGGCCGAGCCCGCCCAGGCGTACTGGCAGCACCGGTCGGAGCTGCCCTGGAGCTGA
- a CDS encoding GuaB1 family IMP dehydrogenase-related protein yields the protein MRFLNPQTGSIDDRYSGPYDLTYDDVFMVPSRSAVGSRQGVDLSSNDGTGTTIPLVVANMTAVAGRRMAETVARRGGLVAIPQDIPTEVIAEVIDWVKQRHLVFDTPVTLEPGATVADALALLPKRAHGALVVVEGGKPVGVVTESDCQGVDRFTSISQVMSRDLLLLDEGIDPRAAFERLNEGHRKLAPVVDAAGQLVGILTRKGALRATLYTPAVDANGKLRVAATVGINGDVAGKAKALLDAGADVLVVDTAHGHQETMVSALRAVRGLDPRVPIVAGNVVSAAGVRDLVEAGADILKVGVGPGAMCTTRMMTGVGRPQFSAVLECAAEARRLGKHVWADGGVRHPRDVAMALAAGASNVMVGSWFAGTYESPGDLQTAADGRQYKESFGMASARAVRNRTAEESGYDRARKALFEEGISTSRMFLDPARPGVEDLIDSVIAGVRSSCTYAGANSLAEFQEKAIVGIQSAAGFAEGKPLHSSWA from the coding sequence ATGCGCTTCTTGAACCCCCAGACCGGCAGCATCGACGACCGTTACTCGGGACCGTACGACCTGACGTACGACGACGTCTTCATGGTCCCCAGCCGCTCCGCCGTGGGCTCCCGCCAGGGCGTCGACCTGTCCTCCAACGACGGGACCGGCACCACCATCCCGCTGGTGGTGGCCAACATGACGGCGGTCGCCGGTCGGCGGATGGCCGAGACGGTGGCCCGGCGCGGTGGTCTGGTGGCCATTCCGCAGGACATCCCGACCGAGGTGATCGCCGAGGTGATCGACTGGGTGAAGCAGCGGCACCTGGTGTTCGACACCCCGGTCACGCTGGAGCCCGGTGCCACGGTGGCCGACGCGCTGGCGCTGCTGCCCAAGCGGGCACATGGGGCGCTGGTGGTGGTCGAGGGCGGCAAGCCGGTCGGCGTGGTGACCGAGAGCGACTGCCAGGGCGTGGACCGGTTCACCAGCATCTCCCAGGTGATGTCGCGCGACCTGCTGCTGCTCGACGAGGGCATCGACCCGCGCGCCGCCTTCGAGCGGCTGAACGAGGGCCACCGCAAGCTGGCGCCCGTGGTGGACGCGGCGGGCCAGCTGGTCGGCATCCTGACCCGCAAGGGCGCGCTGCGCGCCACCCTCTACACCCCGGCGGTGGACGCCAACGGCAAGCTGCGGGTCGCGGCCACCGTGGGGATCAACGGCGACGTGGCCGGCAAGGCCAAGGCGCTGCTCGACGCCGGTGCGGACGTGCTGGTGGTGGACACCGCGCACGGGCACCAGGAGACGATGGTCAGCGCGCTGCGCGCGGTGCGCGGCCTGGACCCGCGGGTGCCGATCGTGGCCGGCAACGTGGTCTCGGCCGCGGGTGTCCGCGACCTGGTCGAGGCGGGCGCGGACATCCTCAAGGTCGGTGTCGGGCCGGGCGCGATGTGCACCACCCGGATGATGACCGGCGTGGGCCGCCCGCAGTTCTCGGCGGTGCTGGAGTGCGCGGCCGAGGCGCGCCGGCTGGGCAAGCACGTCTGGGCGGACGGCGGCGTGCGGCACCCGCGCGACGTCGCGATGGCGCTGGCCGCCGGCGCCTCCAACGTGATGGTCGGCTCCTGGTTCGCCGGCACCTACGAGTCGCCGGGCGACCTGCAGACGGCCGCCGACGGCCGCCAGTACAAGGAGAGCTTCGGGATGGCCTCGGCCCGCGCGGTGCGCAACCGCACCGCCGAGGAGTCCGGCTACGACCGGGCCCGCAAGGCGCTCTTCGAGGAGGGCATCTCCACCTCGCGGATGTTCCTCGACCCGGCCCGCCCGGGTGTCGAGGACCTGATCGACTCGGTGATCGCGGGCGTCCGCAGCTCCTGCACCTACGCGGGCGCCAACAGCCTGGCGGAGTTCCAGGAGAAGGCGATCGTCGGGATCCAGAGCGCGGCCGGCTTCGCCGAGGGCAAGCCGCTGCACTCCAGCTGGGCCTGA
- a CDS encoding cellulose binding domain-containing protein, protein MRRVTLPTLIATTLLTGVVLPLSLPATSQAASGISGLVANLTEPQSWSNGFEADYTITNDTRATVNSWSVTFDLPTGESVSSSWNATLTSSSTSSGTHYTVTSPSWASPLAPGASAPAVGMDITTTGSQVLPANCLINNQPCAGVPVNNTPPTVPTGLAVSGTGPDAISLSWNASTDSSGVAGYNVYEGSSVVASTSTATSVTVNGLLAGSSHTFTVTAFDALGNESAQSAAVTGVAGSGSTPGVAAPFVDLGAYPTPSLPQIAATTGLKQFSLGFIVNGTTPCTASWFNAYDPGSGWDKADFDAVRAAGGDVRPSFGGANGTELAQSCTDVPSLTAQYQKVVDAYGLDRIDFDIEGSAISDHASVDRRSAAIAAVQAAQRAKGRDLKVSLTLPVLPSGLTADGLYVLQSAKAAGVQVDVVNVMAMDFGDTEAPNPSGQMGTYSIQAAQSTQAQIAQVWPNLTTAQTWAMVGVTPMLGQNDNADEVFGISDAQQLLSFAQQNHLGELSFWEVTRDGNACTGSLFKCTNITQTPYEFSKMWATYQG, encoded by the coding sequence ATGAGGCGTGTCACCCTGCCCACCCTCATCGCCACCACGCTCCTGACCGGTGTCGTCCTGCCTCTCTCGCTCCCCGCGACCTCGCAGGCCGCCAGCGGTATCAGCGGCCTGGTCGCGAACCTGACCGAGCCGCAGAGCTGGTCGAACGGCTTCGAGGCCGACTACACGATCACCAACGACACCCGGGCGACCGTCAACTCCTGGTCGGTCACCTTCGATCTGCCCACCGGTGAGAGCGTCAGCAGCTCCTGGAACGCCACCCTGACCAGCAGCTCGACCAGCAGCGGCACGCACTACACGGTCACCTCGCCGAGCTGGGCCTCCCCGCTGGCCCCCGGCGCGAGCGCGCCGGCGGTCGGGATGGACATCACCACCACCGGCAGCCAGGTGCTGCCGGCCAACTGCCTGATCAACAACCAGCCGTGCGCCGGGGTGCCGGTCAACAACACGCCGCCGACCGTCCCCACCGGTCTGGCCGTCTCCGGTACCGGCCCGGACGCCATCTCACTCTCCTGGAACGCCTCCACCGACAGCTCGGGGGTGGCCGGCTACAACGTCTACGAAGGCTCCTCGGTGGTCGCCTCGACCAGCACGGCGACCTCGGTCACCGTCAACGGCCTGCTCGCGGGCAGCAGTCACACCTTCACCGTCACCGCCTTCGACGCGCTCGGCAACGAGTCCGCCCAGTCCGCCGCGGTGACCGGGGTGGCCGGCAGCGGCAGCACCCCCGGGGTGGCCGCCCCGTTCGTCGACCTGGGCGCCTACCCGACCCCCAGCCTGCCGCAGATCGCCGCCACCACCGGGCTCAAGCAGTTCTCGCTCGGCTTCATCGTGAACGGCACCACCCCCTGTACCGCGAGCTGGTTCAACGCCTACGACCCGGGCAGCGGCTGGGACAAGGCGGACTTCGACGCCGTCCGGGCGGCCGGCGGCGACGTCCGCCCGTCCTTCGGCGGCGCCAACGGCACCGAGCTGGCCCAGTCCTGCACCGACGTGCCGAGCCTGACCGCGCAGTACCAGAAGGTGGTCGACGCCTACGGCCTGGACCGGATCGACTTCGACATCGAGGGCTCCGCGATCTCCGACCACGCCTCGGTGGACCGCCGCTCGGCCGCGATCGCCGCCGTCCAGGCCGCGCAGCGGGCCAAGGGCCGCGACCTCAAGGTCAGCCTGACCCTGCCGGTGCTGCCCAGCGGCCTCACCGCCGACGGCCTCTACGTCCTGCAGTCGGCCAAGGCCGCCGGGGTGCAGGTGGACGTGGTCAACGTGATGGCGATGGACTTCGGCGACACCGAGGCCCCCAACCCGTCCGGCCAGATGGGCACTTACTCGATCCAGGCGGCCCAGTCCACCCAGGCCCAGATCGCCCAGGTCTGGCCGAACCTGACCACCGCGCAGACCTGGGCGATGGTCGGCGTCACCCCGATGCTGGGTCAGAACGACAACGCCGACGAGGTGTTCGGCATCTCGGACGCCCAGCAGCTGCTCAGCTTCGCCCAGCAGAACCACCTGGGCGAGCTCTCCTTCTGGGAGGTCACCCGGGACGGGAACGCCTGCACCGGCAGCCTGTTCAAGTGCACCAACATCACCCAGACGCCGTACGAGTTCTCCAAGATGTGGGCCACCTACCAGGGCTGA
- a CDS encoding DUF5995 family protein, with translation MTETTMDTAGAVGTSTADTLWPPRSSQPILTIDQVLARMRALAPGFPPGDGVGVFHRMYLTVTELIAAKLDSGYFADPAALAVLDALFAGRYLAAVDADAAGQLPQACWRPLFELRRRPGIHPLQAALSGMNTHIEHDLPLAVLDAARQLGRDPLSFEADYQRINDLLAQVEAQVRGELLPEPDRFQVVEPLLHVIDVWSIDRAREAAWGTVLTLRGLRNAPLAYRALVAALDGSVGMVSRALLTTLS, from the coding sequence ATGACCGAGACGACGATGGACACGGCTGGTGCGGTCGGCACCAGCACGGCCGATACCCTCTGGCCGCCCCGGTCCTCGCAGCCGATCCTGACGATCGATCAGGTGCTGGCGCGGATGCGCGCGCTCGCGCCCGGCTTCCCGCCGGGCGACGGGGTCGGCGTCTTCCACCGGATGTACCTGACGGTGACCGAGCTGATCGCGGCCAAGCTCGACTCCGGGTACTTCGCCGACCCCGCCGCGCTGGCCGTGCTGGACGCGCTGTTCGCCGGCCGCTATCTGGCCGCGGTGGACGCGGACGCCGCCGGGCAGCTCCCGCAGGCCTGCTGGCGACCCCTCTTCGAGCTGCGCCGAAGACCCGGGATCCACCCGCTGCAAGCCGCCCTCTCGGGGATGAACACGCACATCGAGCACGATCTGCCGCTCGCCGTGCTGGACGCCGCCCGGCAACTCGGCCGCGATCCGCTCTCCTTCGAGGCCGACTACCAGCGGATCAACGACCTGCTGGCCCAGGTGGAGGCCCAGGTCCGCGGTGAGCTGCTGCCGGAGCCCGATCGGTTCCAGGTCGTCGAACCGCTGCTGCACGTGATCGACGTCTGGAGTATCGACCGGGCCCGGGAGGCCGCCTGGGGCACCGTGCTGACGTTGCGCGGTCTGCGCAACGCACCGCTCGCCTACCGCGCCCTGGTCGCCGCACTGGACGGTTCGGTCGGCATGGTCAGCCGCGCCCTGCTCACCACGCTGAGTTGA
- a CDS encoding NAD-dependent epimerase/dehydratase family protein produces MTGTTRILLTGATGQVGRRFLPRLVQWAGPDAVRVLVRDPARVAQAARAGVEVVTGDLREPGDRAKALAGATAVVNVAAAFRGVPDEEALAVNRDAAVALGREAAAAGVRRFVQASTNLVYPDGLGRPALESDPVGPSPRFGVYPRSKAQAETGLRELVANLPGDPAGAMELTVVRLAFVYGEGDSHLSDFLPRLAHWPAHKRLPVVHHADVAQALWRALSMPSAAGRTYNAVDDAPVTAYDIHALHGLPLPAGAAGATDQDPWSGMASNALLRAELGWRPLYPSLWTARDAGAL; encoded by the coding sequence ATGACGGGAACGACGAGGATTCTGCTGACCGGGGCGACCGGACAGGTCGGCCGGCGGTTCCTGCCGCGCCTGGTGCAGTGGGCGGGCCCCGACGCGGTGCGGGTGCTGGTCCGGGACCCCGCCCGGGTCGCGCAGGCGGCCCGGGCCGGTGTCGAGGTGGTGACCGGTGACCTGCGCGAGCCCGGCGATCGGGCGAAGGCGCTGGCCGGCGCGACGGCCGTGGTGAACGTGGCAGCCGCCTTCCGCGGCGTGCCGGACGAGGAGGCGCTGGCGGTGAACCGGGACGCGGCCGTCGCGCTGGGCCGGGAGGCCGCCGCGGCCGGGGTGCGCAGGTTCGTGCAGGCCAGCACCAATCTGGTCTACCCGGACGGGCTGGGCCGGCCGGCTCTGGAGAGCGATCCGGTCGGACCGAGCCCGCGGTTCGGCGTCTACCCGAGGTCCAAGGCGCAGGCCGAGACCGGGCTGCGGGAACTGGTCGCGAACCTCCCCGGGGACCCGGCCGGGGCGATGGAGCTGACGGTGGTGCGGCTGGCCTTCGTGTACGGGGAGGGGGACAGCCACCTGAGTGACTTCCTGCCCCGGCTCGCGCACTGGCCCGCGCACAAGCGGCTGCCGGTGGTGCACCACGCGGATGTCGCGCAGGCGCTGTGGCGGGCCCTGAGCATGCCGAGCGCGGCCGGGCGGACCTACAACGCGGTGGACGACGCGCCGGTCACCGCCTACGACATCCACGCGCTGCACGGGCTGCCGCTGCCGGCCGGCGCGGCCGGGGCAACGGACCAGGACCCGTGGTCCGGGATGGCGAGCAACGCGCTGCTCCGCGCCGAGTTGGGCTGGCGGCCGCTCTACCCGTCGCTCTGGACGGCACGGGACGCCGGGGCGCTGTGA
- a CDS encoding helix-turn-helix transcriptional regulator, producing MDRRELADFLSRSRARLAPVDVGLPPGARRRTPGLRREEVAGLAGLSVDYYARLEQARGPQPSPTLLAALARALRLSGDERDHLFHLAGHEPPRGAGRLSHVRPGLLLILDRLYDTPALVVSELGDVLAQNAMSAALSGAVTELPPRERNLVRRWFLEPACRSRFPAADHEHLARAQVANLRALHAARSADPQVRELVEDLLAASAEFRELWARHDVAVRRVDRKTFLHPEVGAIELDCEVLAGAGENQRLVVLTARPGSESAGRLELLRVIGQQRMTEARSN from the coding sequence ATCGACCGCCGGGAACTCGCCGACTTCCTCAGCCGCAGCCGGGCCCGCCTCGCGCCCGTCGACGTCGGGCTGCCGCCCGGCGCCCGGCGCCGCACCCCGGGGCTGCGCCGGGAGGAGGTGGCGGGCCTGGCCGGACTCTCGGTCGACTACTACGCCCGCCTGGAGCAGGCCCGCGGCCCGCAGCCCTCGCCGACCCTGCTGGCCGCGCTGGCCCGCGCGCTGCGGCTGAGCGGGGACGAACGCGACCACCTCTTCCACCTGGCGGGCCACGAACCGCCACGTGGTGCCGGCCGGTTGAGCCACGTCCGGCCCGGGCTGCTGCTGATCCTGGACCGCCTCTACGACACCCCGGCCCTGGTGGTCTCCGAACTCGGCGACGTCCTCGCGCAGAACGCGATGTCCGCGGCACTGAGCGGGGCCGTGACCGAGTTGCCGCCGCGCGAGCGCAACCTGGTGCGGCGTTGGTTCCTCGAACCGGCCTGCCGCTCCCGGTTCCCGGCCGCCGACCACGAGCACCTGGCCCGCGCCCAGGTGGCCAACCTGCGGGCCCTGCACGCGGCCAGGTCCGCCGACCCGCAGGTGCGCGAGCTGGTCGAGGACCTGCTGGCGGCCAGCGCGGAGTTCCGCGAGCTGTGGGCGCGGCACGATGTGGCGGTGCGCCGGGTGGACCGCAAGACCTTCCTGCACCCCGAGGTCGGCGCGATCGAACTGGACTGCGAGGTGCTGGCCGGGGCGGGGGAGAACCAGCGGCTGGTGGTCCTGACGGCCCGCCCCGGCAGCGAGTCGGCCGGGCGCCTGGAACTGCTCCGGGTGATCGGACAGCAGCGGATGACCGAGGCGCGGAGCAACTGA